Proteins found in one Alicyclobacillus cycloheptanicus genomic segment:
- a CDS encoding IS1380 family transposase yields the protein MALIGLLLEKTRIGERLNQTRLDGMGTPEISNWDIAHAYIGLLCQGKTDFDHIEPFREDDYFLDALQIQSVPSSPTLRQRIDMAAGKSGWESILLEESAKLLKTLEVTLRPIVLGQDSDHRFYVPLDIDVSPFDNSGTKKEGVSRTYKGLDGYAPIFAYLGQEGYAVHVQLREGSTHVQKGTAAFLRESIGYARQVTDLPLLVRMDAGNDSAENIAICQAEDSKADFIIKRNLRKESVDAWLITAQQHGTCEEPRPGKKVYQGSLLCPVKSVSQPVRMVFEVIERTTTADGQMLLVPEIEVSAYWTSLPDAPAVIIQLYREHAVMEQFHSEIKTDLDAERLPSGKFATNSLVLHFVVVAYNLLRVIGQESLKRGDSPLRKKVERRRIRTVIQNLMTLAAKMVRHARQTKLKLGRGNRWLPTFRRLYLTFS from the coding sequence ATGGCGTTGATTGGGTTGCTCCTTGAAAAGACTCGAATCGGCGAACGTCTCAATCAAACTCGGTTAGACGGCATGGGAACTCCAGAAATCTCGAACTGGGACATTGCACATGCGTATATTGGCTTGCTTTGCCAAGGCAAAACCGACTTCGACCATATCGAACCCTTCCGGGAGGATGATTACTTCCTGGATGCGCTGCAGATTCAGAGTGTACCCTCCAGCCCTACATTACGCCAACGCATTGACATGGCAGCAGGAAAATCCGGATGGGAGTCCATTCTCCTGGAAGAGTCGGCAAAGTTGCTGAAAACGTTGGAAGTGACACTTCGCCCCATCGTGCTTGGACAGGACTCCGATCATCGTTTCTACGTCCCTTTGGACATCGACGTCTCGCCGTTTGACAACTCGGGCACCAAGAAGGAAGGCGTCTCTCGTACATACAAGGGACTGGACGGGTACGCCCCCATCTTCGCTTATTTGGGTCAAGAGGGATACGCTGTCCATGTTCAGCTTCGGGAAGGCAGCACACATGTCCAAAAAGGAACCGCCGCCTTCCTGCGAGAGAGCATCGGATACGCTCGACAGGTAACTGACCTACCGCTGCTCGTACGCATGGATGCAGGGAATGACAGTGCCGAAAACATTGCAATCTGCCAGGCGGAGGACAGCAAGGCAGATTTCATCATCAAGCGAAACCTGCGGAAAGAGAGCGTTGACGCCTGGCTGATCACTGCACAGCAACATGGAACCTGCGAGGAGCCTCGTCCCGGAAAGAAGGTTTATCAGGGCTCGCTACTCTGCCCGGTCAAAAGTGTGTCTCAGCCAGTTCGCATGGTGTTTGAAGTCATTGAACGTACGACAACCGCCGACGGGCAAATGCTGCTCGTACCGGAGATTGAGGTTAGCGCCTACTGGACGTCACTACCGGACGCCCCGGCGGTCATCATTCAACTCTATCGGGAACACGCTGTCATGGAGCAGTTCCATAGCGAGATCAAGACAGACCTGGATGCGGAACGGCTGCCCTCCGGTAAGTTTGCGACGAATAGCCTGGTCCTGCACTTCGTCGTCGTAGCATATAACCTATTGCGGGTGATAGGCCAGGAAAGTCTCAAACGGGGTGATTCACCGCTGCGCAAAAAGGTAGAACGCCGCCGGATTCGCACGGTGATTCAAAACTTGATGACACTGGCCGCCAAGATGGTCCGGCATGCCCGGCAGACAAAGCTAAAACTGGGCCGTGGCAATCGGTGGCTTCCCACGTTTCGAAGATTGTATTTGACCTTCTCGTGA
- a CDS encoding glycosyltransferase family 39 protein has translation MFVKRPLFLAIVVWMALLVRLLFVSKVHPVPVSDFHWYYTQGMAIANGQGYRYDGQPTAYFPIGYPLFLAGVFKIFGEGWWPAVLANVVLDSATAGLVYLIAEYLWSPVVALISGLAMALYVPHIQWSSVICSEIIFSFLFLLTGYLWLRSERRSWTILVASGITLGMACLVRPITLLFPAAYLIYAWFRKFGFWQSVRRFVVIVVVMLITISPVTIRNYEAFHQVLLVSANGGVNLWQGNNPNANGSYFWPENPKQNPFLDYEAKAVQENPIAKHMAESYILHHPLHTIRMGFVKWRYFFSGVYYAQFYTTRISQPPVTQAFASRIARLSEASYVVTYVLGALGIAFAVVEALRRRSLRSSILWLGILYYLGLFFIFPAWDRMREPMSPWVIVFVGLALWPFNKSRAPSR, from the coding sequence TTGTTTGTCAAGCGCCCTTTGTTTCTTGCGATTGTAGTTTGGATGGCATTGCTGGTGCGACTATTGTTCGTGTCAAAGGTCCACCCAGTGCCCGTTTCGGATTTTCACTGGTATTACACCCAGGGCATGGCGATCGCCAATGGACAGGGTTACCGATATGATGGCCAGCCGACTGCGTATTTCCCGATCGGCTATCCACTGTTTTTAGCTGGCGTCTTTAAGATATTTGGAGAAGGCTGGTGGCCAGCCGTTCTTGCAAATGTGGTGCTAGACAGTGCCACTGCTGGTTTGGTGTACCTCATCGCAGAGTACCTCTGGAGTCCCGTGGTAGCCCTGATCAGCGGATTAGCCATGGCACTCTACGTACCGCACATCCAGTGGTCCAGCGTGATCTGCAGTGAAATCATTTTCTCGTTTTTGTTCCTGCTCACAGGATATTTGTGGCTGCGGTCGGAGCGTCGTTCTTGGACAATTTTGGTGGCATCGGGCATCACGCTTGGCATGGCCTGCCTCGTGCGCCCCATCACATTGTTATTTCCAGCGGCCTATCTCATTTACGCTTGGTTTCGGAAGTTCGGTTTTTGGCAGAGTGTGCGCCGATTTGTTGTCATCGTTGTCGTGATGTTGATCACGATTTCTCCTGTCACCATCCGCAATTATGAGGCTTTTCATCAAGTCCTGCTCGTATCTGCGAACGGCGGCGTGAATTTGTGGCAAGGTAATAATCCAAACGCGAACGGCAGCTACTTTTGGCCAGAAAATCCAAAGCAGAATCCATTTCTCGATTACGAGGCGAAAGCTGTCCAGGAAAACCCCATTGCGAAGCATATGGCGGAATCCTATATCCTGCACCATCCGCTCCACACCATTCGCATGGGGTTTGTGAAGTGGCGCTACTTCTTTAGCGGTGTGTATTACGCTCAGTTCTACACCACACGCATATCGCAACCACCCGTTACACAAGCCTTCGCCTCGCGGATTGCCAGATTGTCCGAAGCTAGTTATGTGGTGACATACGTATTGGGGGCGCTGGGAATCGCATTCGCTGTCGTTGAAGCACTTCGGCGTCGAAGCCTTCGCTCCAGTATCTTGTGGCTCGGTATCCTCTATTACTTGGGCCTGTTCTTCATCTTTCCGGCGTGGGACCGAATGCGAGAACCGATGTCTCCCTGGGTGATTGTCTTTGTCGGCCTGGCGCTTTGGCCTTTCAACAAATCCCGAGCTCCATCGCGATAG
- a CDS encoding tyrosine-type recombinase/integrase, with protein MKEISFADARKVFRDYLQAHKRSPRTWYGYDSDLKSLQRDVEERRNLPVKVREITPMDIERFIQRLGTQGMSGRTINRKLHALNSFFHCMQSHGVVAVNPAQVVARISVEKKERGFLTHEQLAALLNQPTDPLITPPLWTLAYTGQRVSELCSLQKRDVDLDQRVIRVRGKGNRERTLPIHDDLHHILEGYTHHELRGVDAYDHFFHSHNTSTLSPSTMNRWLRNIVTHLGWSTHVTVHTLRHTFGYMYVDHGGNVVELQKLLGHESLATTSIYCHTTHTRLSEGISRFPHFGR; from the coding sequence GTGAAGGAAATTTCGTTCGCCGATGCGAGAAAGGTATTCCGAGACTATTTACAGGCACACAAGCGAAGTCCACGAACATGGTATGGGTACGATTCGGATTTGAAATCCCTTCAGAGGGATGTGGAAGAGAGACGCAACCTTCCAGTCAAAGTAAGAGAGATTACCCCAATGGACATCGAACGATTCATTCAACGTCTCGGTACTCAAGGCATGAGTGGGCGAACCATCAACCGCAAACTCCATGCGCTTAACTCCTTTTTCCACTGCATGCAAAGTCACGGCGTGGTCGCGGTCAACCCCGCACAAGTCGTGGCGCGAATTTCGGTAGAGAAAAAGGAGCGCGGATTTTTAACCCATGAGCAGTTAGCCGCGTTGCTCAATCAACCGACCGATCCACTCATCACCCCGCCGCTTTGGACACTCGCTTATACCGGCCAGCGCGTCTCCGAATTGTGTTCTCTCCAAAAGCGAGATGTCGATTTGGATCAACGAGTGATTCGTGTTCGCGGCAAAGGGAATCGCGAGCGTACATTGCCGATCCACGATGACTTGCATCACATTCTCGAAGGCTATACACACCATGAACTTCGAGGAGTGGACGCCTATGACCACTTCTTCCACAGCCACAACACATCTACATTGTCTCCGTCCACGATGAACCGCTGGCTCCGTAACATCGTGACTCATTTAGGATGGAGCACCCATGTGACGGTGCACACCCTTCGCCATACGTTCGGCTACATGTACGTCGATCACGGTGGGAACGTGGTAGAGCTGCAGAAATTACTGGGACATGAGAGTCTGGCTACCACCAGCATTTATTGTCACACCACCCACACCCGTCTATCGGAAGGCATCTCTAGGTTTCCGCACTTCGGAAGGTGA
- a CDS encoding beta strand repeat-containing protein has translation MVQWRTQVHCLDNKYRQTHLKRTLTGIVAASMVLGTMAPVALASTSSSKYTWSTRSISENGQAISALAKVPGFTYDNTYYISVYDVQYLLNQFGAKATWDNGTLNITTSNTVDTSKLPTNQPSNANAFINVNGKQVFKGNHIVLTPPGGKFATSFMQVYDLQQVLNALGYDASGYNGAAGTWNILNGPSVGNVTGKVNSDDTVTVTGTDANADFVTVSVDGGTPANATLNSDGTFTYKTAALGIGSHSISVVAYKGTTASKAATASVTVAAPAVQSVKALNLKQVQVYFNKPVDSTTAGDISNYGIYTSAGGSTNLVAATGTADVQSDDMSVILTLATGQTLTNNGTFEATVSGVKDQAGNKIADYDQSGIAVSDTTAPTVTGVTATGPRTIQVTFSEPVKSASSNLAGDFAVDNGNYVVSSATASGDTVTVVVGAPLTDGSHTIAVNSGTTDLEDYASLPVAATSKSFSVTAVTTAPTVSIASASQTKVVLKFSAPVSEAAVSAATIYGVYNNATYGDVATPSPDTNATTYSDGTTTYADTYDLSFASPLPTGTDAFYINNNTSTPIVDAWGNKVADTTLSASIANDTTAPTVTSATIAPNAGKTAHTVTVVFSKDVKDVSGAAPGTANVVLKNSDGTPVSLSLDGYNASTDTLTLDTTAGLLPGGTYTLTVQNLEDTTPNENKLATYTATINVPNIIPPTATATYKTTGKSVEVSYSTAMSTSGTSSIANAANYQVVGNGASSADPISAVKVLDDKDVVLTLENALPAGDPTVSIQNVTDTNNNPLKSFGADSITASADNGALVTSVKAISTSEVQVTFDRALTGFSAAGWSFDDATSTPSASADTVGYLQSVTTNSDGDSVVTLHLATPLHADATDGTANLELEIGSGNTAVDALGVAPQVNTPATSYNPTADAYDVVDAIAPTLTSVAYTNATTLTLTFSEALDTNTFATNTANGFSVSGGGTLTSVSVSGDQVTITGTGFVQDSTQVSYNSVAGVADLAGNKLASFSGQVAK, from the coding sequence ATGGTGCAATGGCGCACTCAAGTTCACTGTCTTGACAACAAATACCGACAAACGCACTTGAAACGTACGCTTACAGGCATCGTTGCAGCGTCAATGGTTCTCGGCACAATGGCGCCGGTGGCGTTGGCCAGCACGAGCTCAAGCAAGTACACATGGTCGACGCGTTCCATTTCGGAAAACGGTCAAGCCATCTCAGCACTCGCTAAGGTTCCTGGCTTCACCTACGACAACACGTACTACATCTCCGTCTACGACGTTCAGTACCTTCTGAACCAGTTCGGAGCGAAGGCAACATGGGACAACGGCACGCTGAACATCACCACGAGCAACACCGTTGACACCTCCAAGCTCCCGACGAACCAACCTTCCAACGCCAACGCATTCATCAATGTGAATGGCAAGCAGGTCTTCAAGGGCAACCACATCGTGTTGACCCCTCCGGGCGGCAAGTTTGCGACCTCGTTCATGCAAGTCTATGACCTGCAGCAGGTCCTGAACGCCCTAGGGTATGACGCCAGCGGCTACAACGGCGCGGCGGGTACATGGAACATTCTCAACGGTCCTTCTGTCGGCAATGTTACTGGTAAAGTAAACAGTGATGACACTGTGACAGTAACAGGTACAGACGCAAATGCGGACTTCGTAACCGTTAGCGTAGACGGAGGTACGCCAGCGAATGCAACGCTGAATTCCGACGGTACGTTCACGTACAAGACGGCCGCGCTTGGCATCGGATCGCACAGCATTTCTGTTGTTGCGTACAAGGGAACTACAGCTTCCAAGGCTGCTACCGCTTCAGTCACAGTGGCTGCTCCGGCTGTCCAGAGTGTAAAAGCTCTGAACCTGAAGCAGGTGCAAGTGTACTTCAACAAACCTGTTGACTCCACAACGGCTGGTGACATTTCCAATTACGGAATTTACACATCTGCCGGCGGTTCAACAAATTTGGTAGCTGCCACGGGTACCGCTGACGTGCAGTCCGACGATATGAGCGTCATTCTGACCTTGGCTACTGGCCAAACCTTGACCAACAACGGCACGTTCGAAGCGACTGTGTCCGGTGTCAAGGATCAAGCCGGCAACAAAATCGCCGACTACGACCAGTCCGGCATTGCTGTCTCTGATACGACCGCACCGACGGTAACTGGTGTTACTGCAACTGGTCCTCGGACCATCCAAGTAACATTCAGTGAGCCGGTGAAGAGTGCCTCCAGCAACTTGGCTGGCGATTTCGCGGTGGATAACGGCAACTATGTGGTATCGAGTGCAACCGCTAGCGGTGACACTGTAACCGTCGTCGTAGGTGCGCCCTTGACTGACGGCTCACACACGATTGCTGTAAACAGTGGTACAACAGATTTGGAAGATTATGCTTCATTGCCGGTAGCTGCGACGAGCAAGAGCTTCTCAGTGACTGCTGTCACGACCGCACCGACGGTATCAATCGCTTCCGCAAGCCAGACGAAGGTCGTACTGAAGTTCAGTGCTCCAGTATCGGAAGCTGCGGTTAGTGCTGCGACCATTTATGGCGTCTACAATAACGCGACTTACGGTGATGTTGCGACTCCATCCCCCGATACAAATGCGACAACCTACAGTGACGGTACTACGACATACGCCGACACGTACGACCTCAGCTTTGCGTCGCCGTTGCCGACCGGAACGGATGCGTTCTACATTAACAACAACACATCCACACCGATCGTTGACGCTTGGGGCAATAAGGTTGCAGATACAACGTTGAGTGCATCCATCGCTAATGATACAACGGCACCGACCGTTACGAGTGCTACGATTGCACCGAACGCCGGCAAGACAGCCCATACAGTCACCGTTGTATTCAGCAAAGACGTTAAAGATGTGTCTGGTGCTGCACCGGGGACAGCTAATGTCGTGCTGAAGAACTCTGACGGCACTCCTGTCTCGTTGTCGCTGGATGGGTATAATGCATCCACGGATACGTTGACACTGGATACGACAGCGGGATTACTGCCTGGTGGTACGTATACTTTGACGGTTCAAAACTTGGAGGATACTACACCTAACGAGAATAAGCTGGCAACGTATACGGCCACGATCAATGTGCCGAACATCATTCCGCCAACAGCTACCGCAACCTATAAGACAACTGGTAAGTCTGTTGAGGTGTCTTACAGCACGGCTATGTCTACATCTGGAACAAGTTCGATTGCAAATGCTGCGAACTATCAAGTTGTAGGCAACGGCGCAAGCTCAGCGGATCCGATTTCCGCTGTGAAGGTCCTTGACGACAAGGACGTTGTCCTGACGTTGGAAAATGCACTTCCGGCCGGGGATCCGACGGTTAGCATTCAAAACGTAACGGACACCAATAATAATCCGCTGAAGTCGTTTGGTGCTGATTCCATCACTGCATCGGCTGATAATGGCGCGCTGGTGACCTCCGTGAAGGCAATTAGCACTAGCGAAGTCCAAGTGACATTTGACCGTGCACTGACTGGATTCTCGGCTGCTGGGTGGAGCTTCGACGATGCTACGTCAACTCCGTCGGCATCGGCGGACACCGTTGGATATCTGCAGTCTGTGACAACGAACTCGGATGGCGACTCTGTCGTAACCCTCCATCTGGCCACGCCGCTCCACGCGGATGCAACAGATGGAACGGCCAACCTGGAATTGGAGATTGGCTCTGGTAACACAGCGGTCGACGCACTGGGTGTGGCGCCGCAAGTGAATACACCGGCAACATCATACAATCCCACCGCGGATGCGTATGATGTGGTCGATGCTATTGCGCCAACGCTTACGTCGGTTGCGTACACGAACGCGACTACCTTGACTCTGACCTTCAGCGAAGCGCTTGATACGAATACATTTGCGACGAACACCGCTAATGGATTCAGCGTTTCCGGCGGTGGTACTCTGACAAGTGTTTCTGTCAGCGGTGACCAGGTCACGATCACGGGCACAGGCTTTGTCCAGGATTCGACGCAGGTTAGCTACAATAGCGTGGCCGGAGTTGCGGACCTCGCTGGTAACAAGCTTGCATCTTTCTCAGGACAGGTTGCGAAGTAA
- the ltrA gene encoding group II intron reverse transcriptase/maturase: MRSHDEQRQQNTPQGASTQRVAVKPREAEERGPSSSSVQGQNPSCEDSTNLLERMLQRENMLQALKRVESNKGAPGVDGVTVEQLRSYVQTHWADIRQQLLAGTYKPQPVRRVEIPKPGGGMRKLGIPAVIDRLIQQALLQVLTPIFDPGFSPNSYGFRPGRNAHDAVKKAQEYIREGYAWTVDMDLAAFFDRVNHDMLMARVARKVKDKRVLRLIRAYLNAGVLENGVVVRSEEGTPQGGPLSPLLANILLDDFDKELTKRGHKFVRYADDCNVYVKSRRAGERVMASLTRYLEEDLKLKVNRDKSAVDRPQRRKFLGFSFLYGKQAPIRLADKTIQRFKDRVRQITSRTRSMPLAERIRQLNAYMMGWVAYFRLAQMKGHCERFDEWIRRRLRMCIWKQWKRVRTRYRELRALNQPEWVVHMMANSRRGPWFMAKNLNNAMDKAYFEALGLKSLQERYLQLRSVS; this comes from the coding sequence ATGCGTTCGCACGACGAGCAGAGACAGCAGAATACCCCGCAAGGGGCCTCCACTCAGAGGGTAGCGGTGAAGCCGCGAGAGGCTGAGGAGAGAGGGCCGAGTTCGTCGTCGGTACAAGGACAGAACCCATCCTGCGAGGACAGTACCAACTTGCTGGAGAGGATGCTGCAGCGGGAGAACATGCTGCAAGCCCTCAAGCGAGTCGAGTCGAACAAAGGAGCGCCGGGCGTGGACGGAGTGACGGTAGAACAACTACGGTCGTATGTCCAGACGCACTGGGCTGACATCCGTCAGCAGTTGCTCGCGGGAACCTACAAGCCTCAACCCGTCAGGCGGGTCGAAATTCCGAAACCCGGAGGCGGGATGAGGAAGTTGGGGATTCCCGCTGTGATCGACCGACTCATCCAGCAAGCGCTTCTCCAGGTGCTCACACCCATCTTCGACCCTGGATTCTCACCGAACAGCTACGGGTTTCGCCCTGGGCGGAATGCCCATGACGCGGTGAAGAAGGCGCAGGAGTACATCCGAGAAGGGTATGCATGGACAGTCGATATGGACTTGGCGGCATTCTTCGACCGCGTGAACCACGACATGCTGATGGCACGAGTGGCACGCAAGGTGAAGGACAAGCGAGTTCTGCGGCTGATACGGGCGTATCTGAACGCGGGTGTGCTGGAGAATGGAGTTGTGGTGCGAAGTGAAGAGGGCACGCCACAAGGCGGGCCACTCAGCCCACTCTTGGCAAACATCCTGCTGGACGACTTCGACAAGGAGCTTACGAAACGTGGGCACAAGTTTGTCCGTTACGCGGACGACTGCAATGTCTACGTAAAGTCCCGCAGGGCTGGCGAACGGGTGATGGCGTCGCTTACGAGATACCTGGAGGAGGATCTAAAACTCAAGGTCAATCGAGACAAGAGTGCCGTAGACAGACCACAGCGACGAAAGTTTCTGGGGTTTAGCTTCCTGTACGGGAAGCAGGCGCCGATTCGATTGGCCGACAAGACCATCCAGCGATTCAAGGACAGGGTGCGCCAGATTACAAGCCGAACACGAAGCATGCCGCTGGCAGAGCGGATACGCCAACTCAACGCCTACATGATGGGCTGGGTGGCGTACTTCCGACTCGCACAGATGAAAGGGCATTGTGAACGGTTCGACGAGTGGATACGCCGAAGGCTCAGAATGTGCATCTGGAAGCAGTGGAAACGGGTGAGAACCCGATACCGCGAACTCCGTGCATTGAACCAGCCGGAATGGGTCGTCCACATGATGGCAAACTCGCGCCGAGGGCCATGGTTCATGGCGAAGAACCTGAACAACGCCATGGACAAGGCGTACTTTGAGGCACTTGGTCTGAAGAGTCTTCAGGAAAGGTACTTGCAGCTTCGTAGTGTTTCATGA
- a CDS encoding IS1595 family transposase has protein sequence MNLVDFMNRFSEESACEEHLISLRWPSGFCCPKCGSRNAMRVQATHRRDSENRVPLFECKDCHRQTSVTSGTIFHKSKTPLTKWFLAIYLVANDKGGIAATTLERALGVSYPTAWLMLRKIRIAMADRNAKYKLDGIVQVDDFYLGGESKGGKRGRGTEQVPVVAGISLKQGKPQYLFMDLVSDVGKRSVLKVLSRRITANVILETDGWPTYASCAEALEVQSHLITTSKDESKNETFQWLDKAISNFKKFIDGTYHGRQTDDQLYMEEYTYRYNRRGFGDRLVERLLGACAATNLNNSTYSLKVGT, from the coding sequence ATGAACCTGGTCGATTTCATGAATCGATTTTCCGAGGAGTCTGCATGTGAGGAACATCTCATCTCACTCCGTTGGCCGTCAGGATTCTGCTGTCCGAAGTGCGGCAGTCGTAACGCAATGCGGGTGCAAGCTACACATCGAAGGGATTCGGAAAACCGCGTGCCCCTCTTTGAGTGCAAGGATTGCCATCGCCAAACGTCGGTCACGTCAGGCACCATCTTTCACAAGAGCAAGACGCCACTGACGAAATGGTTTCTTGCCATATACTTGGTGGCAAATGACAAGGGCGGCATCGCTGCCACAACCCTCGAGCGCGCGTTAGGCGTGTCGTATCCGACCGCATGGCTGATGTTGCGCAAGATTCGGATCGCGATGGCGGACCGCAATGCCAAGTACAAGCTCGACGGTATCGTTCAGGTCGACGATTTTTATCTGGGCGGTGAAAGCAAAGGAGGCAAGCGCGGGCGCGGTACGGAACAGGTCCCTGTGGTGGCTGGTATCTCATTGAAGCAGGGCAAGCCGCAGTATCTGTTCATGGATCTGGTGAGCGATGTGGGCAAACGCTCCGTGCTGAAGGTGCTCTCCAGGCGAATCACCGCAAACGTCATCTTGGAGACGGACGGATGGCCGACCTACGCCAGTTGCGCAGAGGCACTGGAGGTACAGAGTCATCTGATAACGACTTCGAAAGATGAAAGCAAGAACGAAACGTTCCAGTGGCTGGACAAGGCGATCAGTAACTTCAAGAAATTCATCGACGGCACATATCATGGCCGTCAAACTGACGACCAGCTGTACATGGAGGAATACACGTATCGATACAATCGACGAGGATTTGGTGACCGACTCGTTGAGCGCCTATTGGGGGCTTGTGCAGCAACTAACCTAAATAATTCCACGTACTCCTTGAAAGTGGGGACGTAG
- a CDS encoding M24 family metallopeptidase, producing MQTVLPVVLHGSTCWDDERLPVDEFEHRLRHVRLEMIRLGMDGLVIYGDRVDYSLLTYLTHYIPKHSSAILLVPVVGEPTMIAKVAGTRDIPSIRQLTWLADLRTANNIKKDVQEFYENISAGGKAVQIGAVGLGRMKQPMYQDVMAGLDTETVPSYDSEFEHLLCQKRPREVAVMREAASILGSSVASMKEAMSRGCGVVISVLEAERTARNLGAQDVRILYSLDRGQTFEPFITTSEVRNDPLVTYFAVEFRGYWAEGMVSLTQNERPIDKTARQLLAFLEKSLVPGVSIPDIVGKVQTMVAPYHLHRLVQGGFGHAIGLSVEEQPYLRGTAGLYVPDSAGDSIIEKNQVYSIYIGLTDGQSENSLMSRMVLVQEHQNEILWSEHLPVGGSTH from the coding sequence ATGCAGACCGTATTGCCAGTAGTCTTACACGGAAGCACATGTTGGGACGATGAAAGACTGCCCGTTGATGAATTCGAACACCGTCTCCGCCATGTGAGGCTGGAGATGATCCGGCTGGGAATGGATGGGCTTGTGATCTATGGCGATCGCGTGGATTACTCCCTCTTAACCTACTTGACCCACTATATTCCGAAGCACAGTTCCGCCATCCTCCTGGTGCCAGTGGTTGGGGAACCGACAATGATTGCAAAAGTGGCCGGTACGCGAGACATTCCTTCGATTCGGCAGTTGACTTGGTTAGCGGATCTTCGAACGGCTAATAACATTAAGAAGGATGTCCAGGAGTTCTATGAAAACATAAGTGCCGGCGGTAAGGCGGTTCAGATAGGTGCGGTTGGCCTCGGGCGGATGAAGCAGCCAATGTATCAGGATGTAATGGCTGGGCTCGACACAGAGACGGTGCCATCCTACGACTCGGAATTCGAGCATCTATTGTGCCAGAAGCGTCCTCGTGAAGTGGCTGTCATGCGCGAAGCAGCAAGCATACTAGGTTCTTCGGTCGCCTCGATGAAAGAGGCCATGTCCAGGGGATGCGGTGTGGTCATCTCCGTTCTGGAGGCGGAACGAACTGCGCGTAACCTTGGCGCTCAAGATGTACGCATATTGTACAGCTTGGACCGTGGACAAACTTTTGAGCCGTTTATAACTACTTCTGAGGTGCGAAATGATCCATTGGTGACTTACTTCGCAGTAGAGTTCCGTGGGTATTGGGCCGAGGGCATGGTCAGTCTGACACAGAATGAACGTCCCATTGATAAAACGGCGCGACAACTCCTGGCCTTTCTGGAGAAGTCTCTCGTCCCCGGTGTCTCCATCCCCGACATCGTCGGGAAAGTTCAAACGATGGTTGCACCGTACCATCTGCATCGTCTGGTGCAGGGTGGCTTTGGTCATGCGATAGGGTTATCTGTAGAAGAGCAGCCGTATTTGCGGGGTACCGCAGGACTGTATGTACCTGATTCAGCTGGTGATTCAATCATTGAAAAGAATCAGGTATACAGCATTTACATTGGACTCACCGACGGACAGTCTGAAAACTCTCTGATGTCCAGAATGGTACTTGTGCAAGAACATCAGAATGAGATTTTGTGGTCAGAGCATTTGCCAGTCGGAGGGAGCACCCATTGA